A genomic region of Pseudomonas sp. KU43P contains the following coding sequences:
- a CDS encoding toluene tolerance protein, with translation MQCSRLNQVDFDQLTLGAQVIEADSHGAKVYLLKDGNFLKVFRRKRLISSALLRPYSQRFVDNAERLAQLGIPTLQVISQHKLDLPGRTAVLYRPLPGRTLLQMSRDADFSWGTYLPRLIELIRQLHRSGIYFRSLHLGNVVVTPDQRLGLIDVADMRFLRPPLSARMIRRNVQHMVRYIEREKLGDRFPLADFEAALLAR, from the coding sequence ATGCAATGCTCCCGGCTCAACCAGGTCGACTTCGATCAGCTGACACTTGGCGCCCAGGTGATAGAGGCAGACAGCCATGGCGCCAAAGTCTACCTGCTCAAGGATGGTAATTTCCTCAAGGTTTTTCGTCGCAAGCGTCTGATTTCATCTGCGCTGCTGCGCCCGTACTCACAGCGCTTCGTCGACAATGCCGAACGCCTTGCGCAATTGGGCATCCCCACGCTGCAGGTGATCAGCCAGCACAAGCTCGACTTGCCCGGGCGTACGGCGGTGCTGTACCGCCCGCTTCCTGGGCGTACGCTGCTGCAGATGTCTCGCGATGCCGACTTCAGCTGGGGCACCTACCTGCCCCGCCTGATCGAGCTGATACGCCAGTTGCATCGCAGCGGTATCTACTTCCGCTCGCTGCATCTGGGCAATGTGGTGGTAACGCCTGACCAGCGCCTGGGGTTGATCGACGTGGCAGACATGCGTTTCCTGCGCCCGCCACTGTCTGCACGGATGATTCGGCGCAATGTGCAACACATGGTGCGCTACATCGAACGGGAAAAGCTCGGCGACCGCTTCCCCCTAGCCGACTTCGAGGCCGCCCTGCTGGCGCGCTGA
- a CDS encoding glycosyltransferase — MKVLFLVQKEQRAILDRLYDGVAANCECDLRWLTSEDQRNLRRYFKREVQVERYDRIVFFLRFKQEIRQVAFIRTVPNLVILEHDAYQNYIPCKYTGKFSAHYRKLPWARVISSGYMVSERLRQEGFDAVFVPKGYDEQLLNDQGRERDIELAFVGSTNSVAYSGRKALLDELGRVENLVVTRTKSGEDYCNTLNRIRFFVSADVGMGEYMIKNFEAMACGCVLLAFDQGEEENRALGLKDMHNVVLYDSIPTLQAKLNSLRDDPALARQIAENGRHLAVSRFSFAEVGRSIVDHMRPALRPHPPLSAWQRLRLKLGF; from the coding sequence ATGAAAGTCCTATTTCTGGTGCAGAAGGAACAGCGGGCCATCCTCGATCGCCTGTACGACGGCGTCGCGGCCAACTGCGAGTGCGATTTGCGCTGGTTGACCAGCGAAGACCAGCGCAACCTGCGCCGCTATTTCAAGCGTGAAGTGCAGGTCGAACGCTATGACCGCATCGTTTTTTTTCTGCGTTTCAAGCAGGAGATCCGCCAGGTCGCGTTCATCCGTACGGTGCCGAACCTGGTCATTCTCGAGCATGACGCCTACCAGAACTACATCCCCTGCAAGTACACCGGCAAGTTCAGCGCCCACTACCGCAAGCTGCCGTGGGCACGGGTCATCAGCTCCGGCTACATGGTCAGCGAGCGACTGCGCCAAGAGGGCTTCGACGCGGTTTTCGTGCCCAAGGGCTACGATGAACAGCTACTCAACGACCAGGGCCGGGAACGCGATATTGAACTGGCCTTTGTCGGCAGTACCAACAGTGTCGCCTACAGCGGGCGCAAGGCGCTGCTGGACGAGTTGGGGCGGGTGGAAAACCTGGTGGTGACCCGCACCAAGTCGGGTGAAGACTACTGCAACACCCTCAACCGTATCCGGTTCTTCGTCAGTGCCGACGTCGGCATGGGCGAGTACATGATCAAGAACTTCGAAGCCATGGCCTGCGGCTGCGTGCTGCTGGCATTCGACCAGGGTGAGGAGGAGAACCGCGCGCTGGGCCTGAAGGACATGCACAACGTGGTGCTCTACGACAGCATTCCCACATTGCAGGCGAAGCTGAACTCGTTGCGCGACGATCCTGCGCTGGCGCGGCAAATTGCTGAAAACGGGCGCCATTTGGCAGTTTCCCGTTTCAGTTTTGCTGAAGTTGGTCGTAGCATCGTCGACCACATGCGCCCGGCACTGAGGCCGCATCCACCTCTGTCCGCATGGCAGCGGTTGCGCTTGAAGTTGGGTTTTTAA
- a CDS encoding glycosyltransferase, with protein MNIVNMMWAGGSPYMSIHQVHRQVLSNAGADARISNWLLLGSGLCCALGSTREWHMPQRALKGRHLWRLLRPWLRMRLRKALAEAQVDVLLLDGIGVARLVLPLLEQVPGVRAKVLFHGRTRLNASDIRLLGALPADRLSIAAVSHTLAQSLEQDLGRPVQTLRMALEPETFRLSLMSREQARQALGLPSNDGKVIGAVGRLVESKGFEMLIEAFAKGSALQPDMHLAIIGDGPLRAALQVRIDALGLRDRVHLCGYRDDLRQLYCAFDWLLVPSRAEGLGLVVQEAVMADVPVICSDLPVFHEQLEGAGCYLPVGDLDAWAQAIAHSDERCAAALAARQRQALAPEAAWRAFQNGSASLLRG; from the coding sequence ATGAACATCGTCAATATGATGTGGGCAGGCGGTTCGCCCTACATGTCCATCCACCAGGTTCACCGGCAAGTGTTGTCCAACGCCGGTGCCGATGCCCGCATCAGTAATTGGCTGCTGTTGGGCAGTGGTCTGTGCTGTGCGCTCGGTTCCACACGTGAATGGCACATGCCGCAGCGAGCGCTGAAAGGGCGGCATCTGTGGCGCCTGTTGCGCCCATGGTTGCGCATGCGCCTGCGCAAGGCGCTGGCCGAGGCGCAGGTCGACGTGTTGCTGCTGGATGGTATCGGCGTCGCTCGTCTGGTGCTGCCGTTGCTTGAGCAGGTTCCCGGGGTGCGCGCAAAGGTGCTGTTCCATGGGCGCACGCGTTTGAACGCCAGTGACATACGCCTGTTGGGGGCGTTACCTGCCGACCGCCTGAGCATCGCGGCGGTTTCGCATACACTCGCGCAATCGCTGGAGCAGGATCTCGGCCGGCCAGTTCAGACGTTGCGTATGGCCCTGGAGCCAGAAACCTTCCGCCTGTCCTTGATGAGCCGCGAGCAAGCGCGACAAGCGCTGGGCTTGCCGTCAAACGATGGAAAGGTGATAGGTGCCGTCGGCCGGTTGGTTGAGAGCAAGGGTTTCGAGATGTTGATCGAAGCATTTGCAAAAGGCTCTGCCCTGCAACCAGACATGCATCTGGCGATCATCGGTGACGGCCCGTTGCGCGCAGCCTTGCAGGTGCGGATCGATGCACTCGGCCTGCGCGATCGGGTTCACCTGTGTGGTTACCGCGATGACTTGCGTCAGCTCTATTGCGCGTTCGACTGGCTGCTGGTGCCGTCACGTGCCGAGGGCCTGGGTCTTGTGGTGCAGGAGGCCGTTATGGCCGATGTGCCAGTCATCTGCAGTGACTTGCCGGTATTTCACGAACAACTAGAAGGTGCGGGTTGTTACCTGCCGGTCGGCGATCTGGATGCCTGGGCCCAAGCAATAGCGCACAGCGATGAACGTTGCGCGGCCGCCCTTGCCGCCCGGCAGCGCCAGGCATTGGCTCCAGAGGCGGCCTGGCGGGCCTTCCAGAATGGTTCGGCGAGCCTGCTGCGCGGCTGA
- a CDS encoding glycosyltransferase family 2 protein gives MRFSEESDVTLVVTSCGRFDLLKDTLESFDRFNTAPVREVFITEDSGDDAVHGAVPEHWKPYCTVFVNRPKLGQLPSIDLAYGRVKTPYIFHCEDDWQFYRQGFVEDSRSVLAERPDLLQVWLRSYAHDLAIHSPYIHLGDRQIIAGVPCYPLLSEKAEWQAFSLNPGLRRLSDYQRCAPFAAYSGEKALSRRYAELNLTAVTLEGDAVLHTGFGSHVTLPEEVQRKAKRRQRDRMKLALTLVVGAVVGIGISFLVH, from the coding sequence GTGCGCTTTTCTGAAGAAAGTGATGTCACGCTTGTCGTGACCAGCTGCGGTCGATTCGACTTGCTCAAGGACACCCTTGAGAGTTTCGATCGTTTTAACACCGCGCCTGTACGTGAAGTGTTCATAACCGAGGACTCGGGGGACGATGCGGTGCATGGCGCCGTGCCCGAGCATTGGAAACCGTACTGCACGGTATTCGTCAACCGCCCCAAGCTTGGGCAATTGCCGTCCATCGACCTGGCCTACGGCCGCGTCAAGACGCCCTACATCTTCCATTGCGAAGACGATTGGCAATTCTATCGGCAGGGGTTCGTGGAAGATTCCCGATCGGTGCTGGCAGAACGCCCCGATCTGTTGCAGGTCTGGTTGCGCAGTTATGCCCATGACCTGGCTATCCACAGCCCCTATATCCATCTGGGCGATCGCCAGATAATCGCTGGGGTGCCATGCTATCCACTGCTGTCGGAGAAAGCCGAATGGCAGGCGTTTTCGCTGAACCCGGGATTGCGTCGCCTGAGTGATTATCAGCGCTGCGCGCCATTTGCAGCCTATTCTGGTGAGAAGGCGCTTTCCCGGCGCTATGCTGAGTTAAATCTGACAGCGGTGACGCTGGAGGGTGATGCAGTGTTGCACACGGGATTTGGCAGCCACGTAACCTTGCCCGAAGAGGTTCAGCGCAAGGCCAAACGGCGCCAGAGGGATCGGATGAAGCTGGCATTGACGCTGGTTGTGGGTGCCGTGGTAGGCATTGGAATATCTTTTCTTGTTCACTGA
- the msbA gene encoding lipid A export permease/ATP-binding protein MsbA, giving the protein MAETPRPAEHTSSLKIYFRLLSYVKPYVGIFLLSIIGFVIFASTQPMLAGILKYFVDGLSNPEAVLFPNVPYLRDLQLLQAVPLLIILIAAWQGLGSFLGNYFLAKVSLCLVHDLRVELFNKLLVLPNRYFDNHNSGHLISRITFNVTMVTGAATDAIKVVIREGLTVVFLFAYLLWMNWHLTLVMVAILPVIAVMVSVASKKFRKQSKKIQVAMGDVTHVASETIQGYRVVRSFGGEAYEEQRFSRASQSNTDKQLRMTKTGSLYTPMLQLVIYSAMAALMFLVLFLRGESTAGDLVAYITAAGLLPKPIRQLSEVSSTIQKGLAGAESIFEQLDEEPEVDTGTVEKERVQGRLEVRDLSFTYPNTEREVLSDISFVAEPGQMIALVGRSGSGKSTLAALIPRFYHHTKGQILLDGVEIEDYRLRNLRKHVSQVTQHVTLFNDTVANNIAYGDLAGAPRADIEAAAADAYAKEFVDRLPKGFDTEVGENGVLLSGGQRQRLAIARALLKNSPLLILDEATSALDTESERHIQAALDHVMQGRTTLVIAHRLSTIEKADLILVMDQGRLVERGTHAELLAANGHYARLHAMGLDEPTKADIT; this is encoded by the coding sequence ATGGCCGAAACACCGCGACCGGCGGAGCACACCTCCAGCCTGAAGATCTACTTCCGGCTGCTGAGCTACGTGAAACCTTATGTCGGCATTTTCCTGCTGAGCATCATCGGTTTCGTGATCTTTGCCTCGACCCAGCCCATGCTGGCCGGGATTCTCAAGTACTTCGTCGATGGCCTGAGCAACCCGGAAGCGGTGTTGTTCCCCAACGTACCGTACCTGCGCGACCTGCAATTGCTGCAGGCGGTGCCGCTACTGATCATCCTGATTGCCGCCTGGCAGGGGTTGGGGTCGTTCCTGGGTAACTATTTCCTGGCCAAGGTTTCCCTGTGCCTGGTACACGACCTGCGCGTCGAGTTGTTCAATAAGCTGCTGGTACTGCCCAACCGCTACTTCGACAACCACAACTCCGGGCACCTGATTTCGCGCATCACCTTCAACGTGACCATGGTTACCGGTGCGGCTACCGATGCGATCAAGGTAGTGATTCGCGAAGGCCTGACGGTGGTGTTCCTGTTCGCCTACCTGCTGTGGATGAACTGGCACCTGACCCTGGTGATGGTCGCCATCCTGCCGGTGATTGCAGTGATGGTGAGCGTTGCCAGCAAGAAATTCCGCAAGCAGAGCAAGAAGATCCAGGTGGCGATGGGGGACGTGACCCATGTCGCGTCCGAAACCATCCAGGGTTATCGCGTGGTCCGCAGCTTCGGCGGCGAGGCCTACGAAGAGCAGCGTTTCAGTCGCGCAAGCCAAAGCAACACCGACAAGCAGCTGCGCATGACCAAGACCGGCTCGCTGTACACGCCGATGCTGCAGCTTGTGATCTACAGCGCCATGGCGGCGCTTATGTTCCTCGTGCTGTTCCTGCGCGGCGAGTCCACCGCGGGTGACCTGGTGGCCTACATCACTGCGGCGGGCCTGCTGCCCAAGCCGATCCGCCAGCTTTCTGAAGTCAGTTCGACCATCCAGAAGGGCCTGGCCGGCGCCGAGAGCATCTTCGAGCAACTGGACGAGGAACCCGAGGTCGATACCGGCACGGTCGAGAAGGAGCGCGTGCAAGGCCGTCTCGAGGTGCGCGATCTGAGCTTTACCTACCCGAACACCGAGCGCGAGGTGCTGAGCGACATCAGTTTCGTCGCCGAACCTGGGCAGATGATCGCCCTGGTCGGCCGCTCCGGTAGCGGCAAATCGACCCTGGCGGCGCTGATTCCGCGCTTCTACCACCATACCAAGGGGCAGATCCTGCTCGATGGCGTGGAGATCGAGGACTACCGCCTGCGCAACCTGCGCAAGCACGTGTCCCAGGTAACCCAGCATGTCACCCTGTTCAATGACACGGTGGCCAACAACATCGCCTATGGCGACCTTGCCGGCGCACCGCGTGCGGACATCGAGGCGGCGGCGGCCGATGCCTATGCCAAGGAGTTCGTCGACAGGCTGCCGAAAGGCTTCGATACCGAGGTGGGCGAGAACGGCGTGCTGCTTTCCGGTGGCCAGCGCCAGCGTCTGGCAATAGCCCGGGCCTTGCTGAAGAACTCGCCGCTGCTGATCCTCGACGAGGCAACTTCGGCGCTGGACACCGAGTCCGAGCGCCATATCCAGGCAGCCCTGGACCACGTGATGCAAGGCCGTACCACGCTGGTGATCGCTCACCGTCTGTCGACCATCGAGAAGGCCGACTTGATCCTGGTGATGGATCAGGGCCGCCTGGTGGAGCGCGGCACCCACGCCGAGCTGCTGGCAGCCAATGGCCATTATGCCCGCCTGCACGCCATGGGTCTGGACGAGCCAACCAAGGCCGACATCACCTGA
- the hldE gene encoding bifunctional D-glycero-beta-D-manno-heptose-7-phosphate kinase/D-glycero-beta-D-manno-heptose 1-phosphate adenylyltransferase HldE, giving the protein MKLSMPRFDQAPVLVVGDVMLDRYWHGGTSRISPEAPVPVVKVDQIEDRPGGAANVALNIAALGAPASLIGVTGQDEAADSLANSLHAAGVRSVFQRIAHQPTIVKLRVMSRHQQLLRIDFEEPFATDPLSLGAEVDGLLEGVKVLVLSDYGKGALKNHQSLIQAARAKGIPVLADPKGKDFSIYRGASLITPNLSEFETIVGRCADEAELVAKGLQLLQDLDLGALLVTRGEHGMTLLRVGQPALHLPARAREVFDVTGAGDTVISTLAAAIAAGEDLPHAVALANLAAGIVVGKLGTAAISAPELRRAIQREEGSERGVLGLEQLLLAIDDARAHNEKIVFTNGCFDILHAGHVTYLEQARAQGDRLIVAVNDDASVSRLKGPGRPINSVDRRMAVLAGLGAVDWVISFPEGTPENLLSQVKPDVLVKGGDYGIDQVVGADIVRAYGGTVKVLGLVENSSTTAIVEKIRKN; this is encoded by the coding sequence ATGAAGTTGTCCATGCCGCGTTTCGATCAAGCCCCGGTACTGGTGGTCGGCGATGTCATGCTCGACCGCTACTGGCATGGCGGTACTTCGCGTATTTCGCCGGAAGCGCCGGTACCGGTGGTCAAGGTCGATCAGATAGAAGATCGCCCCGGCGGCGCGGCCAACGTTGCCTTGAACATCGCCGCCCTGGGCGCGCCGGCTTCGCTGATCGGTGTTACCGGCCAGGATGAAGCCGCCGACAGCCTAGCCAACAGCTTGCATGCCGCCGGTGTGCGCTCGGTGTTCCAGCGCATTGCCCACCAGCCGACCATCGTCAAGCTGCGGGTCATGAGCCGCCATCAGCAATTGCTGCGCATCGATTTTGAAGAGCCCTTCGCTACCGACCCGCTGTCGCTCGGCGCGGAGGTCGACGGCCTGCTCGAAGGGGTCAAGGTGCTGGTGCTGTCCGACTACGGCAAGGGCGCGCTGAAGAATCACCAAAGCCTGATCCAGGCCGCTCGCGCCAAGGGCATTCCAGTGCTGGCCGACCCCAAGGGCAAGGATTTTTCCATCTACCGTGGCGCGAGCCTGATCACCCCGAACCTCAGCGAATTCGAAACCATCGTCGGCCGCTGTGCCGATGAGGCCGAACTGGTCGCCAAGGGCCTGCAGCTGCTGCAGGACTTGGACCTTGGAGCATTGCTGGTAACCCGTGGCGAGCATGGCATGACCCTGCTGCGCGTCGGCCAACCGGCGCTGCACCTGCCAGCCCGTGCCCGTGAAGTATTCGATGTGACGGGTGCCGGCGATACCGTGATTTCCACCCTGGCGGCGGCCATCGCGGCAGGTGAAGACCTGCCGCACGCGGTAGCCCTGGCCAATCTGGCTGCGGGCATCGTGGTCGGCAAGCTGGGTACTGCAGCCATCAGCGCGCCTGAACTGCGCCGTGCCATCCAGCGCGAGGAAGGTTCCGAGCGTGGCGTACTGGGCCTGGAGCAACTGCTGCTGGCCATCGACGACGCGCGTGCGCACAACGAGAAAATCGTGTTCACCAACGGCTGCTTCGACATCCTGCATGCTGGCCATGTGACTTACCTGGAGCAGGCGCGTGCCCAGGGTGATCGGTTGATCGTCGCGGTCAACGACGATGCTTCCGTCAGTCGCCTGAAGGGCCCGGGCCGGCCGATCAACAGCGTCGACCGGCGCATGGCCGTGCTGGCTGGCCTGGGTGCGGTGGACTGGGTGATCAGCTTCCCGGAAGGTACCCCGGAGAACCTGCTGAGCCAGGTCAAGCCGGACGTACTGGTCAAGGGCGGTGACTATGGCATCGACCAGGTGGTGGGTGCCGATATCGTCCGCGCTTACGGCGGTACGGTGAAGGTGCTGGGTCTGGTCGAGAACAGCTCGACCACGGCGATTGTCGAGAAGATCCGCAAGAACTGA
- a CDS encoding O-antigen ligase family protein yields the protein MLYEKNWARAWLGFGLVWFVAAIALAPSNKIYQQGLIVFFWLPTLIFTWSARAVFMDAWRRQPALWGALLLLMVWSGLTLVWSTAAEPGREVKRLVYILVFLLAFPLLAQAGLARIRHLLQIGGGLLALAALISIVRFYGVQGHPLLFRLEGIGEISHPILGAYVVGAAVLLLLYQVPHQRAAQLGWVLALACLGAFVMLSQSRGAGLALLITVVLAPLWFRDRHSRLIAVLAMLATSFAFYLVYDVITHRGASHRPEIFQVVLQMIAERPWTGLGLGAEYEVNVAGRLFDHSHNMFTHVAIELGLPGMLLWIAVWLFTLGEIVRARHTVLGKILLALWVYSTMAMQFDAASLSGTPRAEWFVSWLTVGLAMLLPWGRAEKGACGKISGST from the coding sequence ATGTTGTACGAAAAAAACTGGGCGCGGGCATGGTTGGGATTTGGCCTGGTCTGGTTCGTGGCGGCGATTGCATTGGCGCCAAGTAACAAGATTTATCAGCAAGGTCTGATAGTGTTTTTCTGGCTGCCTACGTTGATCTTCACGTGGTCCGCACGCGCAGTGTTCATGGACGCATGGCGGCGGCAGCCAGCGTTATGGGGCGCGCTGCTGCTGTTGATGGTGTGGTCAGGGCTGACGTTGGTATGGTCGACTGCAGCGGAGCCCGGGCGTGAAGTCAAACGCCTGGTATATATCCTCGTGTTCCTGCTGGCGTTTCCATTACTGGCTCAGGCTGGCCTTGCGCGCATCCGTCATTTGTTGCAGATCGGTGGTGGCCTGCTGGCCCTTGCTGCGCTGATCTCTATCGTCAGGTTCTACGGCGTTCAGGGCCATCCGTTGTTGTTCCGACTGGAAGGCATTGGAGAGATTTCCCACCCGATTCTCGGCGCTTATGTGGTGGGCGCGGCAGTGCTATTGCTGCTTTATCAGGTGCCTCACCAGCGGGCCGCCCAGCTTGGCTGGGTGCTGGCTCTCGCCTGCCTGGGTGCGTTCGTCATGCTAAGCCAAAGCCGGGGGGCCGGGTTGGCGTTACTCATCACCGTAGTGCTCGCACCGCTGTGGTTCCGTGACCGCCATAGCCGATTGATTGCGGTTCTGGCCATGCTTGCCACCAGCTTTGCCTTTTATTTGGTCTACGACGTCATCACTCATCGCGGCGCTTCGCATCGGCCGGAAATTTTCCAGGTGGTGCTACAGATGATCGCAGAGCGCCCATGGACAGGGCTGGGCTTGGGCGCCGAGTACGAAGTAAACGTGGCGGGCCGGCTATTCGACCACTCTCACAACATGTTTACCCATGTGGCGATCGAGCTAGGCCTGCCTGGGATGCTGTTGTGGATCGCTGTCTGGTTGTTCACCCTGGGCGAGATCGTTCGCGCTCGGCATACCGTGCTGGGCAAGATCCTCCTCGCGCTGTGGGTCTACTCCACCATGGCGATGCAGTTCGATGCCGCCAGCCTGAGCGGGACGCCGCGCGCCGAGTGGTTCGTCAGCTGGCTGACGGTCGGTCTGGCCATGTTGTTGCCCTGGGGGCGTGCCGAAAAGGGCGCCTGTGGTAAAATTTCCGGTTCAACCTGA
- a CDS encoding aldo/keto reductase gives MTLPTLHDVHRPLGSTGFKVSPLGLGTVKLGRDQGVKYPTGFTIPGDDEARLLLAQARELGINLIDTAPAYGRSEERLGPLLRGQRDEWVIVSKVGEEFEDGLSHFDFSAAHTRRSVERSLQRLETDRIELVLVHSDGNDLAILEQEEVYQTLAALKQEGKILGYGLSGKTVAGGLKALEQGDCAMVTYNLNEQAERPVLDYAAEHGKAILVKKALASGHICLAPGVDPVQASFELLFSHPGVSSAIVGTINPLHLAHNVATVARILGQH, from the coding sequence ATGACCCTGCCGACCCTGCACGACGTCCACCGCCCACTTGGCAGCACCGGTTTCAAGGTCTCCCCCCTGGGCCTGGGCACCGTCAAGCTCGGCCGCGACCAGGGCGTAAAGTACCCCACCGGCTTCACCATTCCCGGCGATGACGAAGCCCGCCTGCTGCTGGCGCAGGCGCGTGAGCTCGGCATCAACCTGATCGATACCGCGCCGGCCTATGGCCGCAGCGAGGAACGCCTGGGCCCGCTGCTGCGGGGCCAGCGCGATGAATGGGTGATCGTCAGCAAGGTCGGTGAGGAGTTCGAGGACGGCCTGTCGCACTTCGACTTCAGCGCCGCACATACCCGCCGCTCCGTCGAGCGCAGCTTGCAACGACTGGAAACCGACCGCATCGAGCTGGTGCTGGTGCATTCCGATGGCAACGACCTGGCGATCCTCGAGCAGGAAGAGGTCTACCAGACCCTCGCCGCGCTCAAGCAGGAAGGCAAGATCCTTGGCTACGGCCTGTCCGGCAAGACCGTGGCCGGTGGCCTGAAGGCACTGGAGCAGGGCGATTGCGCCATGGTCACCTATAACCTCAACGAGCAGGCGGAACGCCCGGTGCTGGACTACGCTGCCGAACACGGCAAGGCGATTCTGGTGAAGAAGGCCCTGGCCAGTGGGCATATCTGCCTGGCGCCTGGGGTCGATCCGGTTCAGGCCAGCTTCGAGCTGCTGTTCTCACACCCGGGCGTGAGCAGTGCTATCGTCGGCACCATCAATCCGTTGCACCTGGCCCACAACGTGGCCACCGTCGCCCGTATCCTGGGCCAGCATTGA
- a CDS encoding metal ABC transporter ATPase, protein MPRTLIRKNPSNFKTLPLHVEATAEGLVYQSIGMPLNFAQTQQRRRAIQLPDNQRFVVELANLGVSVRLTLHWQQRDYWVLVRQRRQDRGDVVLKLISGYVPAQELNLPLHTAVQEVAEECLLETPEGWLGGRFNDTWLPAPYAAALHYREALPVVLTPQSGAARPVHCGNLMLLERPRAYVHLPTASLQLIYDMRLQVPREAKKLSLFHVDERLEGGQLVARLNRKRPDLYLMPLQDGQPLAELYTLKKDELVPASTRGLYLAESFARQSGWVVSEERIRWKDWVKQQGLVERKAEPGSHLQRFGDKARALLERARTSLHK, encoded by the coding sequence GTGCCGCGTACGCTGATCCGCAAGAACCCGAGCAACTTCAAGACACTGCCTCTGCATGTCGAAGCCACCGCCGAAGGCCTGGTCTACCAGAGCATCGGCATGCCGTTGAACTTTGCCCAGACCCAGCAGCGGCGTCGGGCGATCCAGTTACCCGACAACCAGCGCTTCGTGGTGGAACTGGCCAACCTGGGTGTTTCGGTGCGCTTGACCTTGCACTGGCAGCAGCGCGACTACTGGGTGCTGGTACGGCAACGTCGCCAGGACCGCGGCGACGTGGTGCTCAAGCTGATTTCTGGCTACGTACCCGCCCAGGAGCTGAACCTGCCGCTGCATACCGCCGTTCAGGAAGTGGCCGAGGAATGCCTGCTGGAAACCCCGGAAGGCTGGCTGGGCGGGCGTTTCAACGACACCTGGCTGCCAGCCCCCTATGCGGCGGCCCTGCATTACCGGGAGGCATTGCCTGTCGTGCTGACGCCGCAGTCGGGGGCTGCGCGGCCCGTGCATTGCGGCAACCTGATGCTGCTGGAGCGGCCACGGGCCTACGTGCACCTGCCTACTGCCTCGTTGCAGCTGATCTACGACATGCGCCTGCAAGTGCCCAGGGAAGCGAAGAAGCTGAGCCTGTTCCACGTCGATGAACGCCTCGAGGGCGGCCAACTGGTGGCCCGCCTCAACCGCAAGCGACCCGACCTGTACCTGATGCCACTGCAGGACGGTCAGCCCTTGGCGGAGCTGTACACGCTGAAGAAAGACGAGCTGGTGCCGGCGAGCACCCGCGGGCTGTACCTGGCCGAGAGTTTTGCCCGGCAGAGCGGCTGGGTGGTTTCGGAGGAGCGCATTCGCTGGAAGGACTGGGTGAAGCAGCAGGGGCTGGTGGAGCGCAAGGCTGAACCGGGTTCGCACTTGCAGCGTTTCGGTGACAAGGCGCGGGCGTTGCTCGAACGGGCGCGAACCTCACTTCACAAGTGA